Proteins encoded by one window of Candidatus Zixiibacteriota bacterium:
- a CDS encoding serine hydrolase has product MISRSLLKRLSGWCLIVFLYFHFIAGCRDIGQELDRYLAGAHDLWNFDGAVSVSRDGRILYSRAFGLANQAMNEANTPETKFFIGSISKQFTAAAIMILHQDGLLDIDQPISAYLPSYPSESGKKITVRHLLSHTSGIPNFTDDIEILLQRTEPVSPDELIARFSSRALEFEPGTRFKYSNSGYVLLGRIIEAVSGQSYEAFLHKKIFKPAGMLNTGYGRREAAVPNRADGYTVGDKEVIVEALRVEYSMLYSSGALYSTVGDMAKWDSILYAGSILTQESIDEMTRPGCGGYGFGWFVEERFGRRHVFHGGFMDGFNATFERWPDDRLCVIVFSNEDEAPVKKMARGVAAIIFGREYVRPVSKKPSSVDPDLLVQYEGVYEMINGTYRFVTREGDTLYTHMQGEPRRTLLAQGVDTFFFASDNTKTITFSRVNGSSVTGLEIVDDGYLISTQKLSGGEADEILIDRDVVAVDPFILKRYEGTYEIQTEFGRRSAALLVEVVACGDHLVVTLHDGAAVEIFPGSHTRFFHMEADFVCNFIVDAGANVVGCSINMAGNVVNAVKVR; this is encoded by the coding sequence GTGATATCGCGATCGCTTCTGAAAAGACTATCAGGTTGGTGCCTGATCGTCTTTCTTTATTTTCATTTCATCGCCGGTTGCAGGGATATTGGACAGGAGCTTGACCGGTATCTGGCCGGGGCTCATGATTTGTGGAATTTTGACGGGGCTGTATCGGTTAGCAGGGATGGTCGCATTCTTTACAGCCGAGCTTTTGGTTTGGCGAATCAGGCCATGAATGAAGCGAATACGCCTGAAACGAAGTTCTTCATAGGCTCCATAAGCAAGCAATTCACAGCTGCCGCCATTATGATACTTCACCAGGATGGTCTTTTGGATATTGACCAGCCTATTTCAGCATATTTGCCGTCGTATCCCTCCGAGTCAGGAAAGAAAATAACAGTACGTCATCTTCTTAGCCATACCTCGGGGATACCGAATTTTACGGACGATATCGAGATACTGCTTCAGCGCACAGAGCCGGTGTCACCGGACGAGTTAATCGCGCGCTTTTCATCGCGAGCGCTGGAGTTTGAGCCGGGCACGAGATTCAAGTACAGCAATTCAGGATATGTTTTGCTCGGAAGGATCATTGAAGCTGTGTCGGGACAGTCATACGAGGCGTTTCTCCACAAGAAAATTTTCAAGCCGGCGGGGATGCTCAATACGGGATATGGCAGACGGGAGGCGGCCGTGCCGAACCGAGCCGATGGATATACCGTTGGAGACAAGGAAGTAATCGTGGAAGCGTTGCGGGTTGAATACTCGATGTTGTATTCATCAGGCGCTCTGTACTCTACTGTCGGCGATATGGCGAAATGGGACAGCATTTTGTATGCCGGTTCAATCCTGACCCAGGAATCCATCGATGAAATGACCAGACCTGGCTGCGGGGGGTATGGATTTGGATGGTTTGTGGAAGAAAGATTCGGTCGACGGCATGTTTTTCACGGCGGATTCATGGATGGTTTTAACGCGACGTTTGAGCGCTGGCCCGATGACCGGCTGTGCGTAATAGTGTTCAGTAATGAAGACGAAGCTCCGGTGAAGAAAATGGCGCGGGGTGTGGCGGCTATCATCTTTGGCCGGGAATATGTTCGGCCCGTATCCAAAAAGCCGTCGAGCGTTGACCCCGACCTTCTTGTGCAGTACGAGGGAGTTTATGAAATGATCAACGGGACATACCGGTTTGTCACGCGTGAGGGAGACACCCTGTACACCCACATGCAGGGCGAACCCAGACGTACTTTGCTTGCCCAGGGTGTGGACACATTCTTTTTCGCGTCGGATAACACCAAAACAATAACCTTCTCGCGCGTCAATGGTTCATCGGTCACGGGCCTGGAGATTGTTGATGACGGGTATCTCATCTCGACGCAGAAGCTGTCGGGCGGTGAGGCGGACGAAATACTCATAGATCGGGATGTCGTGGCTGTCGATCCCTTTATCTTGAAAAGATACGAAGGCACGTATGAGATTCAAACCGAGTTCGGTAGGAGGTCGGCGGCGCTTCTGGTCGAAGTGGTTGCTTGTGGCGATCATCTTGTAGTCACGTTGCACGATGGAGCTGCGGTAGAGATTTTCCCCGGTTCGCACACTCGATTCTTCCACATGGAAGCCGACTTCGTCTGTAATTTCATCGTTGATGCGGGTGCGAATGTGGTTGGTTGTTCGATCAATATGGCCGGTAATGTTGTCAATGCGGTGAAAGTGCGTTGA
- a CDS encoding efflux RND transporter permease subunit, which translates to MSLITSSIKFPVTVIVGVLIALIGGFIALYKVPVQLTPEIERPIITVTTTWVGASPGEIEKEIIEKQEEYLKSVEGVLEMSSESQDSYGQVTLEFPVGTDLTGAVVRVTNKLNEVPSYPTNAERPVVTTSGLLEGAIAWFVIKPDSAGVYVPHTQTMVEDVVKPRLERVEGVSSVNIFGGLEQELHVVFDPALLASNGVTVNQLAGALRSENRDISAGDFGEGKRRYVVRTMARFESVEDVENTVVAVRNGVSIHVHDIAEVSLTYQKPQAMVRHMGTAAIAFNAQRQVGANVMDVLDGLMTQIDILNKEVMEPRGMHIENVYRETVYINSAIDLVLSNIYLGGFLAVLTLFIFLRSRSAILIIALAIPISIITTFLAMYLFGRTINVISLAGMAFAVGMVVDSAIVVLENIYRHMQMGKNRWQAAADGTREVWGALLASTVTTIAVFLPIMFVQEQAGQLFQDIAIAISSAIVISLIVSITVIPTLSSRVLRVPENKTGADESKTFLNRFAAKIAAFVDYVNARTTRRVGTIVGIVFLSMGLTWLLLPDAEYLPNGNRNLVFGFMLPPPGYNLDEMIRAGESIESQIRPLWEATGDSAASMPGGGIDNFFYVAFPNQAFMGLRARDEERARELVPVANRALFSIPGAIGFASQASLFGGGFAGTRSVRIDVTGPELPEVLAIAGQVFAKTGQVLLGSNSRPIPGLDLGNPEIRVTPDRIRAADVAMTATEIGQAINAIVDGAIVSEYFHNGRELDLLIKGRDEWAQHTQDIALLPMATSSGRIITVGDVGNVSLQQGPVQINHIERQRVVSIETVLPDNLALEKAMTTIDNEIVKPLRQQGQVGGLYDINLSGTADDLTKLRRELTTDFHIAVILTYLLLAALFQSFTYPLVVLLTVPLATFGGVLGLDIVQIFDSGQQLDILTMLGFVILVGTVINNSILIVYQALNLMREGLDPRSAVKESVRVRVRPIFMSTATSALGMLPLIIMPGAGSELYRGLGAVVVGGLAVSTVITLVLTPLVFSLAIELVVKVRSFFRLSEQAVSTTPGLDL; encoded by the coding sequence ATGAGCCTCATAACATCATCAATTAAGTTCCCGGTAACCGTAATCGTCGGCGTATTAATCGCCCTTATCGGCGGGTTTATCGCCCTGTACAAAGTACCCGTGCAGTTGACGCCGGAAATAGAACGGCCCATCATCACTGTCACCACCACCTGGGTGGGAGCGTCGCCGGGCGAAATCGAAAAAGAAATCATCGAGAAACAGGAAGAATACCTGAAATCAGTCGAAGGCGTTCTCGAAATGTCTTCCGAATCGCAAGATAGCTATGGACAGGTGACCCTCGAATTTCCGGTTGGTACCGACCTGACGGGCGCCGTTGTTAGAGTCACCAACAAGTTAAACGAAGTCCCATCCTACCCTACCAACGCCGAACGTCCGGTCGTGACAACATCCGGTCTGCTCGAGGGGGCTATCGCCTGGTTCGTAATAAAACCCGACAGCGCCGGCGTTTATGTCCCTCACACGCAGACAATGGTGGAGGACGTAGTAAAACCCCGTCTGGAAAGAGTCGAGGGAGTATCCTCGGTGAACATCTTCGGAGGTCTCGAGCAGGAACTCCACGTGGTCTTTGATCCGGCGCTTCTGGCTTCGAACGGCGTTACAGTCAATCAACTTGCCGGCGCTTTACGCTCCGAAAACCGCGACATCTCCGCCGGTGATTTCGGCGAAGGTAAGCGCCGTTACGTTGTCCGCACCATGGCCCGTTTCGAATCGGTAGAGGACGTCGAGAACACTGTCGTGGCGGTCCGCAACGGTGTCTCTATTCACGTTCACGACATTGCCGAGGTCTCGCTGACTTACCAGAAGCCGCAGGCCATGGTACGTCACATGGGAACAGCCGCCATTGCTTTCAACGCTCAGAGGCAGGTCGGCGCCAATGTTATGGATGTCCTCGATGGCTTGATGACACAGATCGACATTCTCAACAAAGAGGTCATGGAGCCGCGCGGCATGCACATTGAAAATGTCTATCGCGAGACAGTCTATATCAATTCGGCCATCGACCTTGTCCTGTCCAATATATACCTGGGCGGGTTTCTCGCCGTCCTGACGCTATTCATCTTCCTTCGTTCGCGTTCCGCCATTCTTATAATCGCACTGGCGATACCGATTTCGATTATCACCACCTTCCTCGCCATGTATCTTTTCGGACGTACCATCAACGTCATATCTCTGGCGGGTATGGCCTTTGCCGTAGGTATGGTGGTCGATTCCGCCATTGTCGTTCTCGAAAACATTTATCGCCATATGCAGATGGGCAAAAACCGCTGGCAGGCGGCCGCCGATGGAACCCGGGAAGTCTGGGGAGCCCTTCTGGCCTCGACCGTCACCACGATAGCGGTTTTCCTTCCGATCATGTTCGTCCAGGAGCAGGCGGGCCAGCTCTTTCAGGATATAGCCATAGCCATATCAAGCGCTATCGTTATCTCTCTGATTGTGTCAATCACAGTCATCCCGACCCTTTCTTCACGCGTTCTCAGAGTTCCTGAGAACAAAACCGGCGCCGACGAAAGCAAAACCTTCCTGAATCGCTTCGCCGCCAAAATTGCCGCCTTCGTCGACTATGTCAACGCCCGTACAACCCGACGCGTCGGCACCATAGTTGGCATCGTTTTCCTGTCAATGGGTCTTACGTGGCTGCTGTTACCGGACGCCGAATATCTCCCCAACGGCAACCGAAATTTGGTCTTCGGCTTCATGCTGCCTCCCCCCGGCTATAATCTCGATGAAATGATTCGCGCCGGAGAGTCGATAGAATCGCAAATACGACCGTTGTGGGAAGCCACCGGCGACAGCGCCGCTTCCATGCCGGGAGGCGGGATTGATAATTTCTTCTATGTCGCCTTTCCCAATCAGGCCTTTATGGGATTACGGGCGCGCGATGAAGAGCGGGCCAGAGAACTGGTGCCTGTCGCCAATCGGGCCCTGTTCTCGATTCCCGGGGCTATTGGTTTCGCCAGCCAGGCATCGTTGTTTGGCGGAGGTTTCGCCGGGACCAGATCCGTACGAATAGATGTTACCGGACCGGAACTGCCTGAGGTCCTCGCCATAGCCGGACAGGTTTTCGCAAAAACCGGTCAGGTGTTGCTCGGCTCCAACTCCCGACCTATTCCGGGGCTCGATCTCGGTAATCCTGAGATCCGCGTCACCCCCGACCGTATCCGCGCCGCCGATGTAGCCATGACCGCCACCGAGATTGGCCAGGCCATCAATGCTATCGTCGACGGTGCCATCGTCAGCGAGTATTTTCACAACGGACGCGAGCTCGATCTGTTGATTAAGGGTCGCGATGAGTGGGCGCAACATACTCAGGACATAGCTTTACTCCCCATGGCGACAAGCTCCGGCAGGATTATCACCGTCGGAGACGTAGGTAACGTAAGTCTCCAACAGGGACCGGTTCAGATCAACCACATCGAACGTCAGCGCGTGGTCTCTATCGAGACCGTCTTGCCTGATAACTTAGCGCTCGAAAAAGCCATGACGACCATCGATAACGAAATCGTTAAACCCTTGCGCCAGCAGGGTCAGGTCGGCGGACTGTATGATATCAACCTTTCCGGCACCGCCGACGACCTCACCAAACTTCGACGCGAATTGACTACAGATTTCCATATCGCCGTCATCCTGACCTACCTGCTTTTGGCAGCTCTGTTCCAGTCGTTCACCTACCCTCTGGTAGTGCTGCTGACAGTGCCTCTGGCCACTTTTGGCGGCGTACTCGGCCTGGACATAGTACAGATATTCGACAGCGGCCAGCAACTCGACATCCTGACCATGCTGGGATTCGTGATTCTGGTGGGCACAGTCATCAACAACTCGATCCTCATCGTCTATCAGGCTCTGAATCTCATGAGAGAAGGTTTGGACCCGCGCTCGGCGGTCAAAGAATCTGTCAGGGTCCGTGTCCGCCCGATATTCATGTCTACCGCCACATCGGCCCTCGGTATGCTGCCGCTAATAATCATGCCGGGCGCCGGCTCGGAATTGTATCGGGGGCTTGGCGCGGTGGTGGTCGGCGGTCTGGCCGTTTCGACCGTGATTACGCTGGTGCTGACGCCGCTGGTGTTCTCACTCGCTATCGAACTCGTGGTCAAAGTCCGCAGCTTCTTCAGACTTAGCGAACAGGCAGTCAGCACTACACCCGGCCTCGACCTCTGA
- a CDS encoding efflux RND transporter periplasmic adaptor subunit: protein MKIMRYVSVVTALVTMLSGSITLAQGQPPVLVVTDEVKQMEFTDQITLVGRTEASVESRIVSEVYGRIKAINVQEGVPVRAGAALVTVDAERIRYELDSKRALAEQTRLEAELAESQKRRAQELYDQTLISNTALDSAVTWAGILQARYSQLEAEQKMLELDLKKAVISAPFEGFTGRRLVNIGEWVNPGMPVFEMADLSHARVTVDLPEKYFGRLAIGSPVFISQNGGTNQLSGTVTGIAPSAVEETHTFPVIIEVSNTSGSLGGGMLVRATLSLDTKFTGLAVSKDAIVRQGNQTLVYTIHDGKAVPISVATTSTDGQMIAVVAEQLTPGMPVIVRGNERIFPGSPVNTAGGQPSGSASQPETPKQASASN, encoded by the coding sequence ATGAAAATTATGCGTTATGTTTCTGTCGTAACGGCGCTGGTCACGATGTTGTCCGGCTCCATCACGCTGGCGCAGGGACAGCCGCCGGTGTTGGTAGTCACCGATGAAGTCAAGCAAATGGAATTTACCGACCAGATAACTCTTGTCGGGCGAACCGAGGCCTCCGTAGAAAGTCGGATAGTATCTGAAGTCTACGGGCGAATTAAAGCTATTAACGTTCAAGAAGGGGTACCGGTCCGCGCGGGAGCCGCGCTGGTGACGGTCGATGCTGAGAGAATCCGGTACGAGCTCGATTCGAAACGCGCCCTGGCGGAGCAGACGCGACTCGAAGCCGAACTTGCCGAATCTCAGAAGCGACGAGCACAAGAACTTTACGATCAGACCCTCATCAGCAACACCGCCCTTGACAGCGCCGTAACCTGGGCCGGCATACTTCAGGCTCGCTATAGCCAGCTCGAAGCCGAGCAAAAGATGCTCGAACTTGACCTGAAAAAGGCTGTTATATCCGCTCCGTTCGAAGGTTTCACCGGCCGACGGCTTGTCAATATTGGCGAATGGGTTAACCCCGGAATGCCGGTATTCGAAATGGCCGACCTGTCTCATGCCAGAGTAACTGTCGACCTTCCGGAAAAGTACTTTGGTCGACTGGCGATCGGCAGCCCAGTTTTCATCAGTCAGAACGGCGGTACTAATCAACTGTCGGGCACGGTGACGGGGATTGCCCCGAGTGCCGTAGAAGAAACCCACACTTTCCCGGTTATAATCGAGGTTTCCAACACCAGCGGTAGTCTCGGGGGCGGCATGCTGGTCCGGGCCACCTTGTCACTTGACACCAAATTTACCGGCCTGGCGGTCTCGAAGGATGCCATCGTCAGGCAAGGCAACCAGACCCTCGTATATACTATCCACGACGGCAAGGCCGTCCCGATTTCAGTCGCTACGACCTCTACCGATGGACAGATGATCGCGGTGGTGGCCGAGCAACTTACTCCCGGAATGCCGGTTATCGTGCGTGGAAACGAGCGTATCTTTCCGGGGTCACCCGTCAACACCGCGGGTGGACAGCCCTCGGGAAGCGCGTCACAGCCGGAAACGCCAAAGCAGGCCTCGGCTTCCAATTAA
- a CDS encoding dicarboxylate/amino acid:cation symporter, giving the protein MTSKTGNIILIGMIAGAILGVLGGLYMGDFFLQISFIGTIFLNALKMVVIPLIIASMIVGVTSLGDIRKLGRTTGKTLLYYLVTTGLSVLIGIILVNIIRPGVGVENFGAFVPEIVIESQGKTLIDVLVGLIPQNVFDAAARSDVLPLIVVSLFFGGVLTTIGEKGRPVIQFFEGLNLAIMKIVTIVIYFAPVGVLALIGGIVAENRQSIDELVRGLGLYTLTVVLGLLIHATIILPLILKMFGKKKPLEYLINMGQSLATAFTTASSSASLPVTMECVEDKNKVDSRAASFVLPLGATINMDGTALYEAVAALFIAQIYGVDLALGQQIIIFMTATLASIGAAGIPHAGTVTMVFVLSAVGLPLEGIGLIWAIDWFLDRCRTTVNVWGDAVGAAVIGETTEFRK; this is encoded by the coding sequence TTGACTTCAAAAACCGGAAACATAATCCTGATCGGCATGATTGCCGGAGCAATCCTTGGCGTTCTCGGCGGCCTTTACATGGGGGACTTTTTCCTCCAGATCAGCTTTATCGGCACCATCTTCTTAAACGCCCTCAAGATGGTTGTAATTCCGTTAATCATCGCTTCAATGATAGTAGGAGTCACCTCGCTGGGAGATATCCGCAAACTGGGACGCACCACCGGCAAAACCCTGCTTTACTATCTGGTGACAACGGGCCTTTCGGTCCTGATTGGTATTATCCTGGTCAATATCATCCGACCCGGTGTCGGCGTGGAAAATTTCGGCGCTTTCGTCCCTGAAATTGTCATTGAAAGCCAGGGTAAAACCCTCATAGATGTACTTGTCGGTCTCATTCCACAGAATGTCTTCGATGCTGCCGCCAGAAGTGATGTTCTGCCTCTGATTGTCGTCTCCCTCTTCTTCGGCGGCGTTCTCACGACTATCGGAGAGAAAGGCCGTCCCGTAATTCAGTTTTTCGAAGGCCTCAATCTCGCCATCATGAAAATCGTTACCATAGTAATCTACTTTGCCCCCGTCGGAGTCCTCGCATTAATTGGCGGCATCGTAGCCGAGAATCGGCAATCTATCGATGAACTGGTGCGGGGTCTTGGACTATATACTCTAACCGTGGTTCTTGGATTGCTCATACACGCCACTATCATCCTCCCCCTGATACTCAAAATGTTCGGAAAGAAAAAACCACTCGAATATTTAATCAATATGGGGCAATCTCTCGCCACCGCCTTCACCACAGCATCGTCATCGGCCTCACTTCCGGTTACGATGGAATGCGTCGAAGACAAGAACAAAGTTGACAGTCGCGCCGCCTCATTTGTCCTTCCGCTCGGGGCGACTATCAACATGGATGGTACCGCTCTCTATGAAGCCGTTGCGGCGCTCTTCATAGCCCAGATCTACGGCGTGGACCTCGCCTTGGGCCAGCAGATTATAATCTTCATGACTGCCACCCTCGCATCGATCGGTGCCGCCGGGATCCCCCACGCCGGCACCGTTACTATGGTATTTGTACTCTCGGCGGTAGGTCTCCCGCTTGAAGGCATCGGCCTTATCTGGGCAATTGACTGGTTTTTGGACCGTTGCCGCACCACCGTCAATGTCTGGGGCGACGCGGTCGGCGCCGCCGTAATCGGTGAAACGACGGAATTCCGCAAGTAA
- a CDS encoding FG-GAP-like repeat-containing protein: MKNLLITGLCVGMLTAGAQAQDPGIADTVKLIGDSLIIGQSRSVDLVIVNDEELGLIEIPLLMESLDGGWMTYDSAVFVGRMSDPSVLNFRVFSSRENDGVSPDSIEIAGMAMGDNLLPPGNDAVARLYFTGTSLGTASLDTCTLLPYNYLLLIAGGNAAIMPAFTGVTLDVVDAALPPRITLPETPFRVVAGATVGFDVFAESPAGQDVAIELVELTGYDSPATPSIAPTLGTGSPASFEWLTTAADVGIWKAVIRVCDEDGLCVSGVVEIQVVTSSAYLIAFDEKGSTVANDSWGMTFGNFDSDANAELVSAGGPVEETGGRELYDYDAAAQTFTCIYSESGGNFNQGPCPVYFDADDNLDLVISQGIEGNDVIYFLAGDGNNGFDLVTQSASDYVFRGAVLCEVTRDQYLDYIVAAKDRVYIYSSDAEYSFDLMRYITTPDTALTVNAADFNGDGYTDLAVGTSKGVQIYINSGEMAYFLPGAFYPQTWGTTDIEVTNQGSDFNNDNVYDLCVSTPSVGLQYSEITVYLGNGDGTFERVVVDTVRGYVHGNCAADFNLDNQLDIACVNSGERKFVIYFGNGDGTFTNQIRFDVDDDYAGQIAANDVDLDGDMDLVLAGKQSTFETGRLYLFHNQLNPTGFVASSFEATAVNNVEIQLTSSSGKVLNRVKNGMPSAALYQRNIDGNSELDDFASVQLLESGAYRIDAMPRPNLAVGDPFSLDFKVNGVNYRLAHDASMTESGYQFEIYPNGGSPVLPLPGEITKENQLTFQWEGEGEFVFQLASDIAFENLLVNETVSGNVYAGPTLTVEDTSTFYWRVTAAGAAKSASEFAAFYPVTIAVESPTDMDEDGLAQLPKVFGLSQNHPNPFNPETEIAFALPVASGVKLEIFNIAGQRVTTLVDADYPAGEHVVVWDGTDNGGVQVATGMYLYRIQAGDFVSSRKMVLIK, encoded by the coding sequence ATGAAAAATCTGTTAATCACGGGTTTGTGTGTCGGTATGCTCACGGCTGGCGCACAGGCTCAGGATCCGGGCATTGCTGATACTGTCAAGCTCATTGGTGACTCGCTGATTATCGGGCAGTCGCGAAGTGTTGACCTCGTGATTGTGAACGATGAGGAACTTGGGCTTATCGAGATACCGCTTCTAATGGAATCTCTCGATGGTGGTTGGATGACCTACGATTCGGCCGTATTCGTGGGACGCATGTCGGATCCGTCGGTACTGAATTTCCGTGTTTTTAGTTCCAGGGAAAACGATGGGGTTTCGCCCGATTCGATTGAGATTGCCGGTATGGCAATGGGGGACAACCTGCTTCCCCCGGGCAACGATGCCGTAGCGAGGCTGTATTTTACAGGCACCAGTTTGGGGACAGCTTCGCTTGATACCTGTACTCTGCTTCCATACAATTACCTGCTTTTGATCGCAGGGGGCAATGCCGCGATTATGCCGGCGTTCACCGGTGTTACGCTGGATGTTGTCGATGCGGCGCTGCCGCCGAGGATAACATTGCCGGAAACACCCTTTCGCGTGGTAGCGGGTGCGACGGTCGGATTCGATGTCTTTGCGGAATCTCCTGCCGGTCAGGATGTGGCCATCGAACTGGTTGAACTGACCGGTTACGATAGCCCCGCGACACCATCAATTGCCCCAACGCTGGGGACCGGTTCTCCGGCAAGTTTCGAGTGGCTCACAACGGCGGCTGATGTCGGCATCTGGAAAGCGGTGATCAGAGTATGTGATGAAGACGGGCTGTGCGTGTCCGGTGTCGTTGAAATTCAGGTCGTTACCTCCAGCGCCTACCTGATCGCGTTTGATGAAAAGGGATCCACGGTGGCCAACGACAGCTGGGGTATGACCTTCGGGAATTTCGATAGTGACGCCAACGCGGAGTTGGTGTCGGCCGGCGGCCCGGTAGAAGAGACTGGCGGAAGGGAGTTGTATGATTATGACGCCGCCGCGCAGACTTTCACCTGTATTTACTCGGAGTCGGGAGGTAATTTCAATCAGGGACCGTGCCCGGTTTATTTCGACGCCGACGACAATCTGGACCTGGTGATATCACAGGGAATAGAGGGGAACGACGTGATATATTTCCTGGCCGGTGACGGAAACAACGGCTTTGACCTTGTGACCCAATCGGCGTCAGACTATGTCTTCAGGGGAGCGGTTCTCTGCGAGGTGACGCGCGATCAGTATCTTGATTATATCGTGGCTGCGAAGGATCGGGTTTACATATACAGCTCCGATGCCGAGTACTCATTCGATTTGATGCGCTATATAACTACTCCTGATACGGCCCTGACAGTTAACGCCGCTGACTTCAACGGTGACGGTTATACCGATCTGGCCGTTGGTACATCCAAAGGAGTTCAGATTTATATCAACTCCGGTGAGATGGCTTATTTCCTGCCGGGCGCGTTTTATCCGCAGACCTGGGGGACGACAGACATTGAAGTTACCAACCAGGGATCCGATTTCAATAACGACAACGTGTACGACCTTTGTGTATCAACTCCCTCTGTGGGACTCCAGTACAGTGAGATTACGGTTTATCTGGGAAATGGTGATGGTACCTTCGAGAGGGTCGTTGTCGATACGGTGAGGGGCTATGTACATGGAAACTGTGCGGCTGATTTCAACCTGGACAATCAACTGGATATCGCCTGTGTCAACAGCGGTGAGCGGAAATTCGTTATTTACTTTGGCAACGGCGATGGTACTTTCACGAACCAGATTCGCTTTGATGTCGACGATGATTACGCGGGGCAGATTGCGGCCAATGACGTCGACCTTGATGGTGACATGGACCTGGTGCTGGCAGGAAAGCAGAGCACGTTTGAGACGGGGAGGCTTTATCTGTTCCACAATCAACTTAACCCAACCGGGTTTGTGGCGTCATCGTTCGAGGCGACGGCTGTCAACAATGTTGAAATTCAGTTGACATCTTCGAGCGGCAAAGTGCTCAACAGGGTCAAGAACGGTATGCCATCGGCAGCGTTGTATCAGCGCAATATCGACGGCAATTCGGAGCTGGATGATTTCGCATCGGTTCAGTTGCTGGAGTCGGGTGCTTACAGGATTGATGCCATGCCGCGGCCCAATCTGGCAGTTGGTGATCCGTTTTCGCTCGATTTCAAGGTGAACGGAGTCAATTATCGACTCGCGCACGACGCGTCGATGACCGAGAGTGGCTATCAGTTTGAGATCTATCCGAACGGCGGTTCACCGGTGCTTCCATTGCCCGGAGAGATAACGAAGGAGAATCAGCTTACTTTCCAATGGGAGGGCGAGGGAGAGTTCGTCTTCCAGCTTGCATCGGATATCGCGTTCGAGAATCTGCTCGTGAACGAGACCGTGAGCGGAAACGTCTATGCCGGGCCGACTCTGACAGTAGAGGATACATCGACATTTTACTGGAGAGTGACGGCCGCGGGTGCGGCCAAGTCGGCGTCTGAATTCGCCGCATTCTATCCGGTTACAATAGCGGTTGAATCGCCCACTGACATGGATGAGGATGGATTGGCGCAGTTGCCGAAGGTGTTTGGTCTGTCGCAGAATCATCCGAACCCGTTCAACCCGGAAACAGAGATAGCGTTCGCGTTGCCGGTGGCCAGCGGCGTGAAGCTGGAGATTTTCAATATCGCCGGACAGCGAGTGACGACGCTTGTCGATGCGGACTACCCGGCGGGTGAGCATGTGGTTGTCTGGGATGGCACGGACAACGGCGGTGTCCAGGTGGCTACGGGAATGTATCTGTATCGTATTCAGGCGGGCGATTTCGTATCATCGCGCAAGATGGTATTGATTAAGTAA